The Psychrobacter sp. 28M-43 genome segment ACCGCGTCTCTCCGCCAAAACTCTATAAACTCATACGTGAGTCACAAGTGAAATAAGCTACTTAACCGAACGAATTGTCGCTGAATGGTGCCTACATTGGTATTTTTGGGTTCAAGGGGTGTAAAATAAGCGTGGCTTGTTTTACACCCTACTCATTTCTACGCCATACCGAAAATATTATGAAAAACACTATATCTAGCTCATCTTCTAAAAAACCTCTGCACCTTACCTTAGTAGGCGTCGTCGGCCTTGCTAGTACTTTAGGACTCAGCGCTTGCCAGCAAACCCCAGACTATAATTATCTGATCGGTGAGACGATGGGGACGAGCTACCATATTAGCTATCAGTTGCCTGATGATGCAGACGAAGCTGCCATACAAGCTGCGGTAGACGAGCGCCTAAAACAAATTAACGATAGCATGTCTACTTATCAAAACGACTCGACTATATCTACATTCAATCGTTTGGGCAAAGACAAACCTATCACCATCGATGCGGATTTTAGTCGTGTGCTAGATGTTTCGCAAATTGTCTATCAGCAATCAGGCGGTGCTTTTGACCCTACTGTTATGCCACTCGTAAACACCTGGGGCTTTGGGAGTACCATGACAGTCGAGCGCCTACAAAGTCCACCGACTGCCGTTGAGATTGCGCAAGCCAAAGCGTTGGTCGATTTTGAGAGCATCATAAAGAAAGACGACACCATCTATAAAACCAAAGACGGCGTTGGTTTAGATTTTTCTGCTGTTGCCAAAGGTTATGGCGTCGATGTCATCGCTGATGTGTTGAGAGATGATTATCAAATTCGTAACTATATGGTTGAGATTGGCGGTGAAATTGCCACCTCTGGTGTCAATAATCAGCAGCAGCCATGGCAAATTGCGATTGATGCCCCTATTGAAGGCAGTACTGTCAGCGAACGTCAGACCATATCTGCTATTCGCCAACCAAAAAATACGGCTAGTCAAATGCATCTAGCGACCTCTGGTAACTATCGTAATTCTGTCATATTCGATGGCAAACGCTATAGCCATACTATCGACCCGACAACGGGCAATCCCATTGCAGGTGGTGCACCTTCAGTCACTGTCGCAGCTGACTCTGTCGCGTTGGCAGATGCATGGGCAACCGCTCTTACCGCGATGCCTTATCACAAAGCACTAGATGTCGCTAAAACACAAAATCTAGCAGCCATGTTTGTGGTACTAGCTGACGATGTAAAAGCAAAGGGTTCTGACGATATGTCTAACGAAGCTGCTGACGATAACATTGACGATTGGCAAGTGGTACAGACACCAGCGATGAAGGCGTTACGTGCTGATAAAAAGCTATAAACGTTCTCCAAACTATAGATGGCACACTCTAGAAGTCACTGGTAAGTGATAGATGTGAAACAAGAGAATACGTTAACGCACAACGAGCCACACTAAAATTTGCTATACTATTATACAGTTGTTATTAACGGTGCTTAGCTGTCATTGACTTAGGTAACACCACTAATAACTGCCCTACTTTTTAAAATGAGGTTTCCTCTATGCTTAGCCAACTGCTTCCTATGCTTGCCATTACTTTCACCGTATTTGTCCTATTCTTCATTTTTATGGGCGTCGGTTATATGGTCAAAAAAAAGCCGCTTAGAGGATCTTGTGGCGGTGTTGCCAAATTGATGGGCGACGAAAATTGCTCGTTTTGTGGTAATGATCCCAATAAGTGCGATTCACTAATCGCTGAACAACAAGAGAATGCATTAAGAGCTGCTCAATTGGGTAAATCAGTTTAATAGCCTATTGGTTACCATACGCTGGTAGCATTTACCTGACATATGTTCTTATAATAGCGTCAAGTCATTCAAAAGTGACTTGGCGCTATTTTTATTGTGCGATAAGACTACTTATTTAAGTTTCCTTATTATCGCCATCTTTTATTATCACTGTTCTAAAGCCGTAACTCGAAGTAACCACCCATATATTTTGACTAACCTGCCTGCCAATTTAGCAAAGTCAGTTAAGCAAACTGTATGTCTTACGCGCTACATATATTTTTCGGTAACATTTAAGATATCGATTACCGTTTAGGTACGTGTCTGGGTAAATGCCTTCTGGTGTTATTTTATAAGCGGCAATGTCTTGGCGCTGTTTAATAACGTGTTTTTTTTCGCTGTCATCGTTGTGCTGCTATGTCTACCTCGTCCAATCTATCTGCTTCATCTAGCCTGCCCTCCTCACGCTTTACCTTTTGGTTGGTACTGTGTGCCATGGTTCTGCTAGCCACCAATATGCGTGCACCTATCGTCGCGCTAGGTTCTATCGCCCCAGTGGTAAAGGACGCGCTTGGTATCTCTGAGTTTCAGATAGGCTGGCTAGGGGCAGTACCTATGCTGAGCTTTGCCGTTGGTGCGCTGATTTCCCCAACCATTGGCAAGCGATTCGGGCTAGAAAACACACTGATTGCTATGATTGGGCTGTTAACGGTAGGAATGGTTATCCGTACCGTTATCCCGACGTGGAGTGGATTTTTAACTGGTACTTTGTTGCTTACCCTCGCCATTGGTTTTGCTAATACTTTGGCAGCACCTGTTATTAAGCAGCGTACCCCTCAACATATTCCGCTAATTACAGGGTTGTTCAGTTTAACGATGACCACAGCAGCAGGTATCGTTGCAGGCGTCGTATTACCGTTATCTGAGCAAGTTGGTTGGCAGTGGGCATTAGGCGGTTGGACGGTACTAGGTGTTTTTGCTTTCGTGATTTGGTTGTTCTTACGTGTGCGGTTGGGTTCATCCAACCATCAAGCAGTTATCCCTGCGGCGTTAGGTTCTTCTGAAATTTCTATGTGGCGAACCACCTTTGCGTGGCAGATTGCTATTTTTATGGGATTGCAGTCATTATTGTTTTACACCGTTGCCAGTTTTCTACCCTCGATTTGGGTTAGTAAGGGACTATCTGCCGTCAGTGCTGGACAGATGGGCTCTGTATTTCAGTTTATGGCACCGGTTTCTATATTAAGTTTAACTTGGCTAGTCAATCGTGGCCGCCCCATTCAAGCATTAGCAGTATTTGCAGCTGTGCTAAATGTCGTTGGCATATTGGGCGTCAGCTATCTATCGACTGATTTGGCATGGCTATGGTCAGGCATGATGGGCATGGGCTGTTCAGCGATTTTTACCTTAAGCATGATGCTATTCTCGATGCGTACCTATACGACCAATCAGGCAAGTGAGCTGTCTGGTATGGCTCAAGCAGTGGG includes the following:
- the nqrM gene encoding (Na+)-NQR maturation NqrM, with protein sequence MLSQLLPMLAITFTVFVLFFIFMGVGYMVKKKPLRGSCGGVAKLMGDENCSFCGNDPNKCDSLIAEQQENALRAAQLGKSV
- a CDS encoding CynX/NimT family MFS transporter; amino-acid sequence: MSTSSNLSASSSLPSSRFTFWLVLCAMVLLATNMRAPIVALGSIAPVVKDALGISEFQIGWLGAVPMLSFAVGALISPTIGKRFGLENTLIAMIGLLTVGMVIRTVIPTWSGFLTGTLLLTLAIGFANTLAAPVIKQRTPQHIPLITGLFSLTMTTAAGIVAGVVLPLSEQVGWQWALGGWTVLGVFAFVIWLFLRVRLGSSNHQAVIPAALGSSEISMWRTTFAWQIAIFMGLQSLLFYTVASFLPSIWVSKGLSAVSAGQMGSVFQFMAPVSILSLTWLVNRGRPIQALAVFAAVLNVVGILGVSYLSTDLAWLWSGMMGMGCSAIFTLSMMLFSMRTYTTNQASELSGMAQAVGYVIAFFGPLGTGWLHEMTGSWSMPLFIMLILMIVNVVIAWLVSRPVMVDGKYI
- a CDS encoding FAD:protein FMN transferase, coding for MKNTISSSSSKKPLHLTLVGVVGLASTLGLSACQQTPDYNYLIGETMGTSYHISYQLPDDADEAAIQAAVDERLKQINDSMSTYQNDSTISTFNRLGKDKPITIDADFSRVLDVSQIVYQQSGGAFDPTVMPLVNTWGFGSTMTVERLQSPPTAVEIAQAKALVDFESIIKKDDTIYKTKDGVGLDFSAVAKGYGVDVIADVLRDDYQIRNYMVEIGGEIATSGVNNQQQPWQIAIDAPIEGSTVSERQTISAIRQPKNTASQMHLATSGNYRNSVIFDGKRYSHTIDPTTGNPIAGGAPSVTVAADSVALADAWATALTAMPYHKALDVAKTQNLAAMFVVLADDVKAKGSDDMSNEAADDNIDDWQVVQTPAMKALRADKKL